The DNA window GTCagtccaacaaaaaaaatatcaacccataaatccaaccaaattttttgttttccaaaaatttaatcaaacagACTGGAATATAACATTtaccataaattttaaaaagtcaaataacAATATTACAATATAGTCTTTTATACAGACAAAAATTTGGGTAAGAGCGGAGTCTTGACGAAATATAATATAGATCTTCGATCCTCACTTGTCCACTCGGGGGCAGATCTCCTTTCTATGGTCGgactattattttattttattatatattttttataaatatgagtgtgcatattttctttaggatgaaaataaacataattaagacatttaaaatattgctatgtcctaaaactaaatcaaattaaatccGGGGGAAAAACGGTCAACCAAACGGGAAGGTTCGAACCCGCGCCGATGAACGAAGACTATGATGAGGCTGCTCTCTCAGACATTTCGTAGCCAAAAACTCCCAATTTCAAGCTCAGAAGTTTcgaaatcttcttcttctgcatcAACTAAGGTTCCAACATTGATCGTCAAATCAGAGCCGGAGCCGAAGAAATGGTGCGTTTATCTCATCATCTCCTCCAATCCCCCCATCAAAACCTATGTAGGAGTCACCCTCGACTTTGATCGACGGTATGTCGAATTTCTTCTCTTGCGTTTCTTGTTTGAATCCCAGATTCCATGATTTggtgttgaaattttttctagGTCGTGTTCGATTTAGCCTTGAAAAGTGATATTTCGAGCTTTTAGGTTAAACATTTGGCTTCATATTGTTGAATAATCTGACTCGATCAAACTCACACACCCATgaacagaaattaaacaaagagataCAAAGATTTACGTGATTCATCCACGGACTGCAACCAATCACAATAATCAAAGTGTATATACAAAGTCTCACTTCCTCTCAAATGCCACTAggtaaatacaaaatgacactCAATCTCAATAACCATCCTAGAAGATCATTTATATAAGCATACAAGATGATTCATGTATCAATATGAGAGATGAACCATATGAATTTCAGTAGGTGTATGCATAGGAGAAGGGAATAGAAGAAGGGAATGTACCAAAAATGTTCATGAATCTGATTCTTTATGTCAATTTACAACCGTTACTAGGTGAATAAGTGcaatttctttgaaaaatatgCTCAAATTGTGTCACTTGTTATGGATATAACTTTGTATTGAGTCAATTTGGTGGATAAAGACGAGGTTGGTCTTTGAAAAAGAACTTGGGTTTAGATGCTGAACTGCTTGATTAATCAGTTGAGGTATTGGTTTTCTTTCGAGCTTGTAAGATAGGGAGTGTTTTGGGATCATGCCCACACTGTTGTGAGATATGCTTCAAATTTGCACTTTGCAGCTTTTACATGTCCTTTCTGCATAAGCGgtattcaaatatttcttaatgTCACGAAGTTGTATTCTTGTACAgtttaaaacaacataatgGTGAAATAAAAGGTGGTGCAAAGGCAACTCGAGCGGGGCGACCCTGGATTTGTGCGTGCAAAATTCATGGTTTTAAAGACCAAAGTCAAGGTAtccatttaaaatagaatttcaagGGCATTGCCTGCCTATTTGTGATTGTAGTCATTCTAGACATTATGTTGCTTAGGGCTCTTGAACAGGTGAGATATTTCctagtttctttgttttggtaGTGATCTTCCTAAGTTAgatgtaacagtccaagccaccgctagcactgctagcagatattgttctctttgaactttccttttcggaCCAGAACCTTAACCCGACACCTTtgaccaactcggccatctaatggtatcagagccaggcatcgagcggtgtgccagcgaggacgctgggcccccaaggggggtggattgtgatatcccacatcagttggagaggggaacgaaacattctctataagggtgtgaaaaattctccctagcaaacgcgttttaaaaccatgaggctaatggcgatatgtaacgggccaaagcggacaatatcttctagtggTGAACTTGGGCTGCTACATTAGACATCAATGGTCAAATATATTTCAGATTTTCTCGTATTGTGAGTACTATTTTCCTGAGAAACAATCTTTATTCATTGCTCCACGCtgatatttattatatgatgCATTTTAATCATCATGGATTGACATAGTTGTCAACAAAGACCATGTAAATAATGAAGAACTTGGAGAGAATGAGTTCAAATTATGGTGCCGATCTATGTAGAATATTGTACATAGGGTGAGATTGTTGTCCGGTGAGAATAGCTGAGGTGTGCATAAGTTGTGCTAGTCTGGTAATCTCCCGCTCCCAAATTATATGCATGTTAGGACTCATACCTTCCAAATGGGGCCTTCCATCTTTAgtgtattttgatttgatttttcccCCTGGAAATGAAACAAGCTGCAACTTATAGCATTTCTGATTTAAAAAGCAGCTTGAAAGCCCCCttgtttttcagttttttttatttactaaactGATAAAGGAAAGAAGGCGGGTCGTTATGGCCAATTAGGCAAACCATGCCAATGCACTAGTCAGCCGGTGTGGTGGCGAACACATTGTGCAGGTGGCCTTTCTCCTAGACTGTTCAGGAACATAGATCCGCAGTAGCTCACTTGTTGAAATAGTCACAGTGACAATTGGAGGTTGCTGGGTGAGaccaagagaaagaaaggacGGGAGGCAAGGGGCGTCAGTAATGGCCCCATGCGTAGGCGTCTGGACTTGTTGCTATGAACATTCTTCACGTTCATATCTCAAGAGCCTGTTTTGACCGACTTTCCAAGAGCTTAAAAATAAGATTGGTTTCACtcaaaacacattttaaacACTTAGAAATCATGTTTTGAAGCTCTATTTGGACCACCAACCTGATAATCAAATTTCTCTAGAGCTTTGGAACCGAGAAATGTTGGATAAAATCATTCCCACACCATTACTGATGCTGTTTTTGTATACTTTGGTATGCAGCTTGTGAGTTTGaatcaaaatggaaagaaatttgCAGGAAAATGTGCCATATGAGAAAGGAAGAAGTAGATGATCAGACATTAAGATTGCTGAAGCAAAGACAGAGAGCTCTGGGAAAAGTGAAAGGTCTGTTTGATTGCACtcaatttgagtttgattggGAACTCGATCCTTTCTGATTCTTTTACAATATTTATCAAAGTTGTTTATTAGATCAAATCTTCTTAAACTTTAcctttcataaaataaaattaataaataaaatactcttaaatttcaTAAGTTTTAATAGTAActtcaaactttcaaaaaagttcaaaaatgcTCTTACCGTTAGATTTGGTTGgaaattgataatattttgtttcaaaaatatccttcaactttcaaaagtaGAATACtagttttcaaaagtttcattataatatcttaaatttacAGTTTATAaccaaatttgtaaattaacCGCTTACCATAAAAACTTATGGactttgaaattaaatgagCAACGCATGATCCACTCGGCGATCATACTCTTTACACACGCGCTCAAAGCCGCGTACCCTACAAACATTCTAACGTCCGATTTAAACCTCAAAAGCTGCGGGAAAAACAGCCAAAAACTCGTCGACATCACGAACCCAATCATTAACGACGACGGTACAACCGGCGGCACCCGGAACTTCCCGCCCACCGCTGACTTTAACGCCATCTCcgaaacttttaattttaataattagtaagtctttaaaataaatgacagaCCATATGATGAAGCATCGTCACACTATCATATGGTGAACCTTCCTTTCTTATGTTATATatgtgtttttctttaatattttatgagtttgtttgtttccaAACGAAATTTGTCGCCCTTGtcagatgaacacgactctcaacaatggtatgatattgtccactttgaccataagctctcatggctttgctttgagcttccccaaaaagtctCATACCAATCGAGATTTATTTCCTtacttacttataaacccatgatcattccctaaattagcccatgtgggactttcatcatccaacagctTTCATCCTCGTTGGAGCAGTAGAGTCGTGTTGTGTTGTCGTTGTGAcgaagcccaccgctagcaggtattgtccgttttaacctgttacgtatcactgtcagtctcatgattttaaaacgtgctACTAAAGAATaaacccttataagaaatatttcgttcccactcttcaaccaacgtggggctaattaaagaaaatatcatacttatataaataaagatattatcaaaaaatttaaaaaaattcgaaaGTAGAGGAGGAACACATATATTTAAAGTGAATAGTATTATGTTGGAAGGTCATcgtacataaataaataaataaataataaacctaatataattttataaataaaatattaaaattctcGAAAAGCANaaaaaaaaaaaaaaaaaaaaagtggaataACGCCAATGCCAACCTATTCCTCATGAATCACGATGATACAAATagatttcattaatatatatatatatatatatatatatatatatacaaacgattctattaatattcttttatataatataaatattatattatgggAATGTGCATTaatccattattttttaaaatttaaagcataattgaattaaacacaatttaaagcataattgtaatttaattaggttagtaaaatgaaagatttatttgacttgaaatgaaatgaacaaCGGTGCGATCATCTCGGCCGTCACACTCTTCACAAACGCGCCCAAAGACGCGTACTCTTCAAGCATTCGGACATCCGCTTTAAACCTCAAAAGCTGCGgaaaaaaaagccaaaaactCGTCGCCATCACGAACCCGATCGTTAGCAGCCCAGATACAACCCGCGGCGGCCGGAACCTCCCTCCCACCGCTGACTTCACCGCCATCTCCGCCGCCAGACAAACTCCATGTATCAGAAAGAACCAACTCACCTCCCAAGTCGGCGTCAGTCTTCCCATGTAGAAGTAGATCAGTTCGTGCATAACACCGGAGACAGCAAATGTCGCCATCACCGCTATAATCGCCGCCGGTTTCTTCCCGACGAAAGTGCCGGCGAGTTTCCGGCACGGATCGAAAACCGCGGAGCGGAGGATTCTGGAGGAAACTAGATTCCATCGTCGCCCCCAAAAGTCCTGTAACGAATCAGAGAGATAGGGCTCATCGAAAAAGGGCAAGAACTCGACTCCGAGCACCGCCTCCGCCAGGGCGGTGGCTCCGCCGATGAGAATTTCGAGGAGGAGGTAAATTAGGAGGCAGAAGAGAATTAGAACCACATTTGGGTAGAATCGATTTTTGAAATAGATCGCGGCGAATGTGAGGATTAGGAACCCTAATTTTGCGGCGAAGCTCAGAGGGAGAAGCGGATCGGGATCGGAGCGGTCGGGTGGAGGTTTGTGTTCGGGGATGTCGATTGGGAGGGAGGCAACGGCGAGGAAGCGGCGGAGGGAGGAGGAGGTGGCGGCGGAACAGAGAGGGCCTTTGCCGAAGGCAAAGAGGAGGAGCTTGAAGCTGCCGAGCCAGCCGATGAAGAAGCCGAGGGTGCCGCGGAGATGGATGGTTTGGAATTGGAGAGGAAtgtagaggaagaggaagaagaagggaagaaCGAAGAGGAATTTGAGGAACCCATTTGGGATTGAGTTTCTGATGGAGAAACAGAGGCAGAGAGAAGTGGAAATCAGGAACAGAGTTTGAATGAATGCATGAATCTCGGCAGCCATTAATGGCGGAACAGAGCTCAAGAATGGAGgtgtgttcttgttcttgttcttgtttgttttcgatttgaaAGGATTTTGTAGGAAATAAAATGGGGTTTCGTGGGATCAAGGAAGTTGTcccaacaaaatatattataggaAATGAAGAAGGTATGAATATCGAATCAAGATCGAGCTTAGTTGTTGATATTGTAATCGGGTCAACGCTAAACCACATagtaattttgtaattttgaggaaaaaagTGACTTGTAAAACATAGTGATGTGATGTTTGTCGTGTGGACTTTGATGTTTAAGTTAGATTATAAGCTTTTAATAGAGATTAGAGTAATCCCACGAGACCGTGTATAAAAAGGTTCGGAATCCTATTACGACCttattataattcaaaagGGAAGGTTTGATAAAGGGGTGTAAGTATTTTCGGCTGAGTTCATTAATGTAATGAAACTCAATCATGTGAAAAACGGGTCTTAGAGTGTAATCTttattcatatcatataatcTTTCAGAAGCGGGCATTGCTAGTTGCCTCCTACTTGTTGATAGATAATCAGTAGTTGTTGGACGGGACTTCCTTGTCTTTAGCTTAGCTGCCTTATCTTATCTTACCATTTTCCTTACTTTAGGGCTTGTTTTCTTGCATTCGACGTTTAGACAGTATGCTCTAGTTGTGGCCTGTCTAAAGGAAGGGGAGAACACAACGAGAAAGAATAGGGAGGGGATTGGCTTCTCTCGATTCATACAAATGATGGGTACCATAGGTCGTTTCTAGTTAAGGAAAGAGAGCGGTTCTCGAAAAACAATGCGGTACTTGCTCAAGTGGGAGAGTGAAAAGTGCACAACAACACTTCCAATAGAGTCACGACATGCATTGGGACAAAAAAGATGAATTATCGACCTTGACCTTGGTCAACACAAATCCCATCATTTATTTTCACGAGCGTTTgcaatcaaatatatatattttacgtATCAAATATTTCCACAgtttcaatattaatttatatacattaataattttattaaatattgacactaatattaattaatttatgagatGAGATGTGAAATctccatatatttttttttaatatcattctaatttttaaatcaacttaaatcacataaataaaattattatgttcACATAATCCcaccaaccaaacaaaataattataacataactctaagttaatttaaaatatatatttgttacaTAATACGAATATTGTAATAAAATGTAATGAAAATAgcatatgatatatttttataatatacttGATTTATACAcgatcttaaaatatattgaagtTGTCCATGGATCCtttgactttcttttatttgcgTAAAATTGCTTCcaattacttatttttataatatatataataataatacccTTGAAAATGTGCTACcaatattttatactttttctttaatgatttaatcatttttaattgatttatatatatacataatgaAAGACGCGTAtgaattcttaattttataaaatttaaaatgtaacgtattttttatttatgtggcaaaataaattattattttatttgatatggACT is part of the Cucurbita pepo subsp. pepo cultivar mu-cu-16 chromosome LG03, ASM280686v2, whole genome shotgun sequence genome and encodes:
- the LOC111791073 gene encoding acyl-CoA--sterol O-acyltransferase 1-like; the protein is MAAEIHAFIQTLFLISTSLCLCFSIRNSIPNGFLKFLFVLPFFFLFLYIPLQFQTIHLRGTLGFFIGWLGSFKLLLFAFGKGPLCSAATSSSLRRFLAVASLPIDIPEHKPPPDRSDPDPLLPLSFAAKLGFLILTFAAIYFKNRFYPNVVLILFCLLIYLLLEILIGGATALAEAVLGVEFLPFFDEPYLSDSLQDFWGRRWNLVSSRILRSAVFDPCRKLAGTFVGKKPAAIIAVMATFAVSGVMHELIYFYMGRLTPTWEVSWFFLIHGVCLAAEMAVKSAVGGRFRPPRVVSGLLTIGFVMATSFWLFFPQLLRFKADVRMLEEYASLGAFVKSVTAEMIAPLFISFQVK
- the LOC111791212 gene encoding structure-specific endonuclease subunit slx1; this translates as MMRLLSQTFRSQKLPISSSEVSKSSSSASTKVPTLIVKSEPEPKKWCVYLIISSNPPIKTYVGVTLDFDRRLKQHNGEIKGGAKATRAGRPWICACKIHGFKDQSQACEFESKWKEICRKMCHMRKEEVDDQTLRLLKQRQRALGKVKGLFDCTQFEFDWELDPF